A stretch of the Actinomycetota bacterium genome encodes the following:
- a CDS encoding alpha-ketoacid dehydrogenase subunit beta, translating to MPEVTMVQALNAAMRDALAADDMVLVYGEDVGAAGGIFGVTAGLQDEFGRERVFDVPVSEAGFVGAAIGLALRGYRPVVELQFDGFAHPALEQILSHVAKYRNRIRGVADMPIVLRMPAFGGLGGKEHHGESPESIYASTPGLKVVVPSSALDAYRLLRLAIEDPDPVVVLEPKASYRSSESGELTTAGPAIGAARELRAGADVAIVAYGAMTQRALEAADRLAETGVEAHVLDLRSLAPLDVEAIVGAARTTHRVVVVHEAPRTLGIGAEIAALVQEHAFDELLAPVRRVTGWDTPYPPGQLEQAWLPGVDRICAAVQEVLA from the coding sequence GTGCCTGAGGTCACGATGGTCCAGGCGCTCAACGCGGCGATGCGCGACGCGCTGGCCGCCGACGACATGGTGCTGGTCTACGGGGAGGACGTCGGTGCCGCGGGTGGCATCTTCGGCGTCACCGCGGGGCTGCAGGACGAGTTCGGACGCGAGCGCGTGTTCGACGTTCCGGTCTCCGAGGCCGGGTTCGTCGGTGCTGCGATCGGGCTGGCCCTGCGCGGCTACCGTCCGGTCGTCGAGCTGCAGTTCGACGGGTTCGCCCACCCCGCGCTCGAGCAGATCCTGTCGCACGTCGCGAAGTATCGGAACCGGATCCGCGGTGTCGCCGACATGCCGATCGTGCTGCGGATGCCGGCCTTCGGCGGTCTCGGGGGCAAGGAGCACCACGGCGAGAGCCCCGAGTCGATCTACGCGAGCACGCCGGGACTCAAGGTCGTCGTCCCGTCGTCGGCGCTCGACGCCTATCGGCTGCTGCGCCTGGCGATCGAGGACCCCGACCCGGTCGTCGTGCTCGAGCCGAAGGCGAGCTACCGCTCGAGCGAGTCCGGGGAGCTGACGACCGCCGGTCCGGCGATCGGCGCGGCACGAGAGCTGCGCGCCGGCGCGGACGTCGCGATCGTTGCATACGGCGCGATGACCCAGCGGGCGCTCGAGGCCGCCGACCGACTCGCCGAGACCGGGGTCGAGGCACACGTGCTCGACCTGCGTTCGCTCGCGCCGCTCGATGTCGAGGCGATCGTGGGCGCCGCGCGGACGACGCACCGGGTCGTCGTCGTGCACGAGGCGCCCCGCACCCTCGGGATCGGCGCCGAGATCGCGGCACTCGTGCAGGAGCACGCGTTCGACGAGCTCCTCGCCCCGGTTCGGCGCGTCACCGGCTGGGACACCCCGTATCCTCCGGGACAGCTGGAGCAGGCCTGGCTGCCCGGCGTCGACCGGATCTGCGCCGCCGTGCAGGAGGTACTCGCGTGA
- a CDS encoding thiamine pyrophosphate-dependent enzyme, which translates to MLRWMVLARRLDAECITLANEGELITYPGFEGQEGAQVGAAFALGTDDIVFPTFRELAMAIVRGVDPVAYLRYHRGTWHGAPYDPIVSGFAPICVPTGTQLPHAVGWALGAKLDGSDAVAIGCIGDGATSEGDFHEAANLAAVWDAPLVILCQNNGWAITTPLAEQLRGEIVRRADGYGFPGIRVDGNDVLAVHQVTRDAVRRARGGDGPTLIEAITYRIGPHSTNDDASRYRDAREVELARELDPITRFRAFLLAERVADEGFVLACEREAEALAMRVREALVATPPPPVDDLFAFVYVEPPSSFEAQRREATRQAGEPPRA; encoded by the coding sequence TTGCTGCGATGGATGGTCCTGGCCCGCCGGCTCGACGCCGAGTGCATCACGTTGGCCAACGAGGGCGAGCTGATCACCTACCCCGGGTTCGAGGGTCAGGAGGGCGCGCAGGTCGGTGCCGCCTTCGCTCTCGGGACCGACGACATCGTGTTCCCGACGTTCCGCGAGCTCGCGATGGCGATCGTGCGCGGCGTCGACCCGGTCGCGTACCTGCGCTATCACCGGGGAACGTGGCACGGCGCGCCCTACGACCCGATCGTGTCGGGGTTCGCGCCGATCTGCGTCCCGACGGGAACGCAACTGCCGCACGCGGTCGGATGGGCGCTCGGCGCCAAGCTCGACGGCAGCGACGCCGTCGCGATCGGCTGCATCGGCGACGGAGCGACCTCGGAGGGCGACTTCCACGAGGCGGCGAACCTGGCCGCCGTCTGGGACGCGCCGCTCGTGATCCTGTGCCAGAACAACGGGTGGGCGATCACGACGCCGCTCGCGGAGCAGCTCCGGGGGGAGATCGTGCGGCGCGCCGACGGCTACGGGTTTCCGGGGATCCGCGTCGACGGCAATGACGTGCTCGCCGTGCACCAGGTGACACGAGACGCCGTGCGGCGTGCCCGCGGCGGGGACGGACCGACCTTGATCGAGGCGATCACCTACCGGATCGGCCCGCACTCGACGAACGACGACGCGAGCCGCTACCGGGACGCGCGCGAGGTCGAGCTCGCGCGGGAGCTCGATCCGATCACGCGGTTCCGCGCGTTCCTGCTGGCAGAGCGGGTGGCGGACGAGGGGTTCGTCCTCGCCTGCGAGCGGGAGGCCGAGGCGCTCGCGATGCGGGTCCGCGAGGCGCTCGTCGCGACACCGCCGCCGCCGGTCGACGACCTGTTCGCGTTCGTCTACGTGGAGCCCCCCTCGTCGTTCGAGGCGCAGCGACGGGAGGCCACGCGTCAGGCCGGGGAGCCGCCCCGTGCCTGA